In Variovorax sp. OAS795, a single window of DNA contains:
- a CDS encoding quinone oxidoreductase translates to MKAIVLEAHGGPEQLKLKDVDCPTPGTGEVLVEVAAAGVNFMDTGTRRGHPGGRTDLPLTPGVEGAGKVISLGKEVTSFKVDDRVAWYFAWGSYAEQVIVPATQLVPLPDDIAYETAAGLMMQGLTASNLVFESHMLRPGETALIHAAAGGVGLLLTQMVRVLGGRVIGRVSSAEKIAAAKAAGASHVIVDRSGNFAAELLRLTSNVGVQVVYDGSGAETFRNSLAVVDFHGTLALYGPLFDEPMPPFTVWDIPKSIKVTYPVVLDHCRTHERLVRNASRLFDWVRAGDLTVSIGKRYPLADAASAHRDIESRRTTGKLLLLPRP, encoded by the coding sequence ATGAAGGCCATCGTTCTGGAAGCCCATGGCGGCCCCGAACAACTGAAGCTGAAAGACGTCGATTGCCCGACACCCGGAACTGGCGAAGTGCTTGTGGAAGTTGCGGCCGCCGGAGTCAACTTCATGGACACGGGCACACGCCGCGGACATCCGGGTGGGCGAACCGATTTGCCATTGACACCCGGAGTAGAGGGTGCCGGCAAGGTGATCAGCCTCGGAAAAGAGGTGACATCATTCAAGGTCGATGACCGGGTGGCGTGGTATTTCGCCTGGGGCAGCTATGCCGAGCAAGTGATCGTTCCGGCCACCCAGCTCGTTCCCTTGCCGGATGACATCGCCTACGAGACGGCCGCCGGGTTGATGATGCAGGGACTCACAGCGAGCAACCTGGTCTTCGAGTCCCATATGCTCCGACCCGGTGAGACTGCATTGATACATGCAGCTGCCGGTGGCGTGGGCTTGCTGCTCACGCAAATGGTGCGCGTGCTCGGCGGGCGGGTGATCGGCCGCGTGTCGAGCGCCGAGAAGATTGCGGCCGCCAAGGCAGCGGGTGCAAGCCATGTGATTGTCGACCGCAGCGGCAACTTTGCCGCCGAGCTCCTTCGGCTCACCAGCAATGTTGGAGTGCAAGTCGTCTATGACGGCTCCGGCGCCGAGACATTCAGAAATTCACTCGCGGTTGTCGACTTTCACGGAACGCTGGCTCTCTACGGGCCGCTCTTCGACGAGCCGATGCCGCCATTCACCGTCTGGGACATTCCCAAGAGCATCAAGGTCACGTACCCAGTCGTGCTTGATCATTGTCGGACGCATGAGCGCCTGGTCCGCAATGCAAGCCGCTTGTTTGACTGGGTTCGCGCTGGGGATCTAACGGTGTCGATCGGAAAGCGGTATCCGCTCGCGGACGCCGCAAGCGCGCATCGTGACATCGAGTCACGCCGCACCACCGGCAAGCTTCTCCTGCTGCCTCGGCCTTGA
- a CDS encoding Gfo/Idh/MocA family oxidoreductase yields MKRIGVGVIGASPLNPGWAIAAHIPAIRALPDYELRAVSTSSRQSAEAAATAFGVLAFDNYEELVTCPDVDLVVVTVKVRHHHAMVSAALAAGRMVLCEWPLGRELAEARDLAERATAAGVRTAIGLQGRFAPAIQHARKLIREGYVGQVLATTLVGSGIAWGPETERSRGYIFDVAEGASTLTVPTLHALDALNFMLGDFVDVGARLGMGRQWVRVKEDDRMLAVSAPDQIAIFGGLYSGATASIFYRGGVSRGSNLHWEINGTEGDLVVSSPIGNVQVADLRLSGARGDDITASDIELPGLQTDFDIPGVPGGNTLRLYAQLADDIRNNTHLTPDFARACYQHEVIAAIERASATGKVQSLARRNA; encoded by the coding sequence ATGAAAAGAATCGGCGTCGGAGTGATCGGTGCAAGTCCGCTCAATCCTGGATGGGCTATCGCCGCCCATATCCCTGCGATCCGCGCTCTTCCTGACTATGAGCTTCGGGCAGTCAGCACGAGCAGCAGGCAATCGGCCGAGGCGGCCGCGACTGCGTTTGGCGTACTGGCGTTCGATAACTACGAGGAGCTCGTCACCTGTCCCGACGTGGATCTCGTCGTTGTCACGGTGAAGGTACGTCATCACCACGCCATGGTTTCGGCTGCCCTGGCGGCAGGAAGGATGGTGCTCTGCGAGTGGCCGCTTGGCAGAGAACTTGCCGAAGCGCGAGACCTGGCGGAGCGAGCGACGGCGGCAGGCGTTCGCACGGCTATCGGGCTGCAAGGCCGCTTTGCACCGGCAATTCAGCATGCGCGCAAGCTGATCCGCGAAGGCTATGTCGGACAAGTTCTGGCAACCACGCTGGTCGGCTCAGGAATCGCATGGGGACCGGAGACCGAACGGTCGCGCGGCTACATCTTCGATGTGGCGGAGGGCGCCTCCACCCTGACCGTCCCCACACTCCATGCACTGGACGCACTCAACTTCATGCTGGGAGATTTCGTCGATGTAGGCGCGAGGCTCGGTATGGGACGGCAATGGGTCCGCGTCAAGGAAGACGATCGGATGCTGGCGGTATCGGCCCCGGACCAGATCGCCATTTTCGGTGGACTGTACAGCGGTGCGACTGCGTCCATCTTTTACCGCGGTGGGGTTTCGCGAGGCAGCAATCTTCACTGGGAAATCAATGGAACAGAAGGCGATCTGGTCGTCAGCTCACCCATCGGGAACGTACAAGTCGCGGACTTGAGACTTAGCGGTGCACGAGGCGATGACATTACGGCCTCCGACATCGAGTTGCCTGGCCTGCAGACGGACTTCGACATTCCTGGAGTGCCCGGGGGCAACACTTTGCGGCTCTATGCCCAGTTGGCCGACGATATCCGGAACAACACGCATCTCACGCCCGACTTCGCGCGCGCTTGCTACCAGCACGAGGTGATTGCAGCGATCGAGAGGGCGTCCGCCACGGGAAAGGTGCAATCCCTCGCTCGCAGAAACGCATAG